A part of Syngnathus acus chromosome 20, fSynAcu1.2, whole genome shotgun sequence genomic DNA contains:
- the selenoj gene encoding selenoprotein J isoform X1, protein MSLPCCIPALHICVVDSDLRSLCSHLKRTAVSLIRTRIRLRVFTPAQKQMAMSVQSRALGAVIGAAVADAAAQPMHWIYNLDRLREVLADLEPTPEFRADSANPFYRRKTGEQTCYGDQAYVLLESLSQCGGINVEDLTQRFYKFFGPETMYDLPVNDPYRKQGGPKAVLPIDGPWRHASIKVFLKNVDSGKEETGCDKDCQMDGITKLAPVVAFYAGRPEMLDQVEKVTRVTQNNDLCVAVTLAAARFLEHFLLNGPSSKALEAVLAQLNDPQRQNPQELDNAIIAHLNEVKKNLAKPTQQLIPALFTNTUALPGAFQGALHGVLTSSRLDEAVRDTMRCGGCTASRASFIGACFGAQTGLRGIPESWKTRTLRYPRLLELVEKMFQKSA, encoded by the exons ATGAGTCTTCCGTGCTGCATTCCTGCCCTGCATATTTGTGTTGTTGATTCGGATCTACGCAGTTTGTGTTCACACCTGAAGCGAACCGCCGTTTCTTTAATCCGCACCAGGATTCGTTTGcgtgtattcacacctgcacaaaag CAGATGGCCATGAGTGTGCAAAGCAGAGCCCTTGGGGCCGTTATAGGGGCCGCTGTAGCAGATGCAGCAG CCCAGCCCATGCACTGGATTTACAATCTAGACAGACTCCGAGAAGTTCTCGCTGACCTGGAACCCACACCAGAGTTTCGTGCCGACTCTGCAAATCCTTTTTACCGCAGGAAGACGGGCGAGCAGACGTGCTATGGAGACCAAGCTTACGTCCTGTTGGAATCATTGAGTCAGTGTGGAG GTATCAACGTGGAGGATTTGACTCAGCGTTTCTACAAATTCTTTGGCCCGGAGACAATGTATGACCTGCCAGTCAATGACCCTTACCGCAAGCAAGGAG gCCCCAAAGCTGTCCTTCCGATTGATGGTCCATGGAGGCATGCGAGCATCAAAGTTTTCTTAAAAAATGTGGATTCCGGCAAAGAAGAAACTG gctGTGACAAGGACTGCCAAATGGACGGCATTACCAAGCTAGCCCCAGTGGTAGCTTTTTATGCCGGCCGACCTGAAATGCTGGACCAAGTGGAAAAAGTTACACGGGTGACCCAAAATAACGACCTATGTGTGGCTGTGACATTGGCTGCGGCTCG GTTTTTGGAACATTTTCTTCTGAATGGTCCAagttccaaagctctggaagCAGTTTTGGCTCAGTTGAATGatccacaaagacaaaatccTCAAGAGCTTGATAATGCAATCATCG CACATCTCAACGAGGTGAAGAAAAACCTGGCCAAGCCGACCCAGCAGCTCATACCCGCTCTCTTCACAAACACATGAG CTTTGCCCGGTGCGTTCCAAGGAGCGCTACATGGAGTCCTGACATCCAGTCGATTGGATGAAGCCGTCAGGGACACCATGCGCTGCGGGGGATGCACCGCCAGCCGAGCTTCCTTCATCGGAGCCTGCTTCGGGGCACAG ACTGGCCTCCGAGGAATCCCCGAGTCCTGGAAGACAAGAACGCTCAGATATCCTCGACTGCTGGAGCTAGTTGAAAAGATGTTTCAAAAATCTGCTTAA
- the selenoj gene encoding selenoprotein J isoform X2 — translation MSLPCCIPALHICVVDSDLRSLCSHLKRTAVSLIRTRIRLRVFTPAQKMAMSVQSRALGAVIGAAVADAAAQPMHWIYNLDRLREVLADLEPTPEFRADSANPFYRRKTGEQTCYGDQAYVLLESLSQCGGINVEDLTQRFYKFFGPETMYDLPVNDPYRKQGGPKAVLPIDGPWRHASIKVFLKNVDSGKEETGCDKDCQMDGITKLAPVVAFYAGRPEMLDQVEKVTRVTQNNDLCVAVTLAAARFLEHFLLNGPSSKALEAVLAQLNDPQRQNPQELDNAIIAHLNEVKKNLAKPTQQLIPALFTNTUALPGAFQGALHGVLTSSRLDEAVRDTMRCGGCTASRASFIGACFGAQTGLRGIPESWKTRTLRYPRLLELVEKMFQKSA, via the exons ATGAGTCTTCCGTGCTGCATTCCTGCCCTGCATATTTGTGTTGTTGATTCGGATCTACGCAGTTTGTGTTCACACCTGAAGCGAACCGCCGTTTCTTTAATCCGCACCAGGATTCGTTTGcgtgtattcacacctgcacaaaag ATGGCCATGAGTGTGCAAAGCAGAGCCCTTGGGGCCGTTATAGGGGCCGCTGTAGCAGATGCAGCAG CCCAGCCCATGCACTGGATTTACAATCTAGACAGACTCCGAGAAGTTCTCGCTGACCTGGAACCCACACCAGAGTTTCGTGCCGACTCTGCAAATCCTTTTTACCGCAGGAAGACGGGCGAGCAGACGTGCTATGGAGACCAAGCTTACGTCCTGTTGGAATCATTGAGTCAGTGTGGAG GTATCAACGTGGAGGATTTGACTCAGCGTTTCTACAAATTCTTTGGCCCGGAGACAATGTATGACCTGCCAGTCAATGACCCTTACCGCAAGCAAGGAG gCCCCAAAGCTGTCCTTCCGATTGATGGTCCATGGAGGCATGCGAGCATCAAAGTTTTCTTAAAAAATGTGGATTCCGGCAAAGAAGAAACTG gctGTGACAAGGACTGCCAAATGGACGGCATTACCAAGCTAGCCCCAGTGGTAGCTTTTTATGCCGGCCGACCTGAAATGCTGGACCAAGTGGAAAAAGTTACACGGGTGACCCAAAATAACGACCTATGTGTGGCTGTGACATTGGCTGCGGCTCG GTTTTTGGAACATTTTCTTCTGAATGGTCCAagttccaaagctctggaagCAGTTTTGGCTCAGTTGAATGatccacaaagacaaaatccTCAAGAGCTTGATAATGCAATCATCG CACATCTCAACGAGGTGAAGAAAAACCTGGCCAAGCCGACCCAGCAGCTCATACCCGCTCTCTTCACAAACACATGAG CTTTGCCCGGTGCGTTCCAAGGAGCGCTACATGGAGTCCTGACATCCAGTCGATTGGATGAAGCCGTCAGGGACACCATGCGCTGCGGGGGATGCACCGCCAGCCGAGCTTCCTTCATCGGAGCCTGCTTCGGGGCACAG ACTGGCCTCCGAGGAATCCCCGAGTCCTGGAAGACAAGAACGCTCAGATATCCTCGACTGCTGGAGCTAGTTGAAAAGATGTTTCAAAAATCTGCTTAA
- the selenoj gene encoding selenoprotein J isoform X3 — protein MAMSVQSRALGAVIGAAVADAAAQPMHWIYNLDRLREVLADLEPTPEFRADSANPFYRRKTGEQTCYGDQAYVLLESLSQCGGINVEDLTQRFYKFFGPETMYDLPVNDPYRKQGGPKAVLPIDGPWRHASIKVFLKNVDSGKEETGCDKDCQMDGITKLAPVVAFYAGRPEMLDQVEKVTRVTQNNDLCVAVTLAAARFLEHFLLNGPSSKALEAVLAQLNDPQRQNPQELDNAIIAHLNEVKKNLAKPTQQLIPALFTNTUALPGAFQGALHGVLTSSRLDEAVRDTMRCGGCTASRASFIGACFGAQTGLRGIPESWKTRTLRYPRLLELVEKMFQKSA, from the exons ATGGCCATGAGTGTGCAAAGCAGAGCCCTTGGGGCCGTTATAGGGGCCGCTGTAGCAGATGCAGCAG CCCAGCCCATGCACTGGATTTACAATCTAGACAGACTCCGAGAAGTTCTCGCTGACCTGGAACCCACACCAGAGTTTCGTGCCGACTCTGCAAATCCTTTTTACCGCAGGAAGACGGGCGAGCAGACGTGCTATGGAGACCAAGCTTACGTCCTGTTGGAATCATTGAGTCAGTGTGGAG GTATCAACGTGGAGGATTTGACTCAGCGTTTCTACAAATTCTTTGGCCCGGAGACAATGTATGACCTGCCAGTCAATGACCCTTACCGCAAGCAAGGAG gCCCCAAAGCTGTCCTTCCGATTGATGGTCCATGGAGGCATGCGAGCATCAAAGTTTTCTTAAAAAATGTGGATTCCGGCAAAGAAGAAACTG gctGTGACAAGGACTGCCAAATGGACGGCATTACCAAGCTAGCCCCAGTGGTAGCTTTTTATGCCGGCCGACCTGAAATGCTGGACCAAGTGGAAAAAGTTACACGGGTGACCCAAAATAACGACCTATGTGTGGCTGTGACATTGGCTGCGGCTCG GTTTTTGGAACATTTTCTTCTGAATGGTCCAagttccaaagctctggaagCAGTTTTGGCTCAGTTGAATGatccacaaagacaaaatccTCAAGAGCTTGATAATGCAATCATCG CACATCTCAACGAGGTGAAGAAAAACCTGGCCAAGCCGACCCAGCAGCTCATACCCGCTCTCTTCACAAACACATGAG CTTTGCCCGGTGCGTTCCAAGGAGCGCTACATGGAGTCCTGACATCCAGTCGATTGGATGAAGCCGTCAGGGACACCATGCGCTGCGGGGGATGCACCGCCAGCCGAGCTTCCTTCATCGGAGCCTGCTTCGGGGCACAG ACTGGCCTCCGAGGAATCCCCGAGTCCTGGAAGACAAGAACGCTCAGATATCCTCGACTGCTGGAGCTAGTTGAAAAGATGTTTCAAAAATCTGCTTAA
- the LOC119139034 gene encoding endophilin-B1-like: protein MDFNVKRLAADAGTFLSRAVQFTEEKFGQAEKTELDAHLENLLVRAEATKQWTEKIMKQTEVLLQPNPNARLEEFVYEKLEKKVPTRLNNHELLGQSMIDSGNEFGPGTAYGNALTKCGETQKQIGGAERELIQSSAINFLTPFRNFLEGDFKTILKERKLLQVKRLDLDAAKTRLKKARMADARAVAEQELRMTQSEFDRQAEITRLLLEGVSSTHAHHLRCLNDLVEAQTIYYAQCYQYMVDLQKQLGSFPSTFSNNNQSSVTEGASISVPTIPVSASLPTSSSRGGSTASGGFSELRSSSGSRKARVLYDYDAASSSELSLLADEVITVSSVPGMDSDWLMGERGSQNGKVPITYLELLN, encoded by the exons atggatTTTAATGTTAAACGACTCGCTGCAGACGCGGGTACTTTTCTGAGCCGTGCTGTGCAA TTCACAGAAGAGAAGTTTGGCCAGGCTGAGAAGACAGAGTTGGATGCCCATTTGGAGAATCTTTTGGTAAGAGCTGAGGCCACCAAGCAATGGACAGAGAAGATTATGAAGCAGACGGAAGTCTTATTACAGCCCAACCCAA ATGCCCGACTTGAGGAATTTGTGTATgagaaattggaaaaaaaggtcCCGACGCGACTGAACAATCATGAACTGTTGGGCCAGTCTATGATTGACTCCGGAAATGAATTTGGTCCTGGCACTGCTTACG GAAATGCTTTGACCAAATGTGGCGAGACCCAGAAACAGATTGGCGGCGCTGAGCGGGAGTTAATTCAAAGTTCTGCCATCAATTTCCTGACCCCATTCAGGAACTTTCTAGAGGGGGACTTCAAAACAATCCTG AAAGAACGAAAGCTGCTGCAGGTCAAGCGCTTGGATCTGGATGCGGCCAAAACAAGACTCAAGAAAGCCCGCATGGCTGATGCTCGAGCTGTG GCAGAACAGGAGTTGAGAATGACTCAGAGTGAATTTGACCGTCAGGCTGAGATCACCCGACTGCTGCTAGAAGGCGTCAGCAGCACCCAT GCACACCACCTACGCTGCTTGAATGATTTGGTGGAGGCTCAGACGATATACTACGCGCAATGTTACCAGTATATGGTGGATCTGCAAAAGCAGCTGGGAAG TTTCCCTTCAACCTTCTCCAATAACAACCAGTCGTCAGTTACGGAAGGGGCCAGCATCTCTGTGCCCACCATACCGGTGTCGGCCTCCCTGCCCACCTCCTCCAGCCGCGGCGGCTCTACCGCGTCGGGCGGATTCAGCGAATTGCGCAGCTCCAGCGGCAGCCGCAAAGCCAGAGTCCTTTACGACTACGACGCGGCCAGCAGCAGTGAGCTTTCCCTGCTGGCTGATGAG GTTATCACAGTCAGCAGCGTGCCAGGCATGGATTCAGACTGGCTGATGGGAGAGCGAGGCAGCCAGAACGGCAAAGTGCCAATTACCTACCTGGAGCTACTTAACTGA
- the nrros gene encoding transforming growth factor beta activator LRRC33, which yields MSVHGTSSIICCLLLPMWIILAPASSHPQRSQCKLTQRTALCNNSNLTSVPAGLPSSTEELQLNHNLLKTLQDDSLQYPSLTTLSLACNQMEGLHPNTFQSTKLLKNLNLAMNNLYVSYTQTSNALKTLPGIKFLDLSENRLDEEMAAVLLQNLTSLEYLNLSGNLLRRLDETSFRDLRQVRELDLQRNLLFEIDNAFDGTPRLQRLNLAFNYLPCLTDFHMSQLVVLNASHNFIEWFITRPDANVTFQIETLDLSDNKLLFFPFLPEMSRLRNLHLSHNVVSFYEHLTDNVTFPNLTSTVDFHNLGRNTSTVTAKLWNDSLHGDVSSVELLDLRGNKLQYFPRGFIRKMPSLSRLRIRSNCLESLNLTSERFSASLLELDVSDNGLIEIAADDVTLRTLSNLTYLNLSRNDLDCSSSRRLFNLPGLRSMDLSYSNIGKCLREAGVAWNTTESLRQLFLKGSHLERIPPSAFSGLALTHLELSDNPGLRGQQSIKSLSRTLQHLGLGNTHVGELDFADFLNLKSLNISCNSLEHLPASVSSLDLRQLDLRDNKLSTIPSNQADALASKLHTVFLTGNPFNCCQSEWFRTFTTTKTVHVVGQSDIECADLFQTRSIRHYSSFLCRDESGESFFWYILLFGPICISLVGIVVIVFLTLKPKVIHKSIKKKYSKPTSY from the exons ATGTCAGTTCACGGCACGTCGTCCATCATCTGTTGCTTACTGCTACCCATGTGGATCATCCTCGCACCAGCCTCAAGTCATCCACAACGCAGTCAGTGTAAACTG ACGCAACGAACGGCTCTCTGCAACAATTCCAACCTCACGTCGGTACCGGCGGGACTACCAAGCAGCACCGAAGAACTTCAACTCAATCACAATCTTCTCAAGACACTACAGGACGACTCTCTTCAGTATCCCTCGCTCACTACCCTCAGTTTAGCCTGCAACCAGATGGAAGGATTGCATCCAAACACTTTTCAATCCACCAAATTGTTAAAAAATCTTAATTTGGCAATGAATAATCTGTATGTTAGCTACACGCAAACCAGCAATGCTTTAAAGACGCTGCCCGGGATCAAATTTTTAGATCTATCCGAGAATAGGTTAGATGAAGAAATGGCTGCCGTCCTTCTTCAAAATCTGACATCGCTGGAGTACTTAAATCTTTCGGGGAATCTCTTACGGCGTCTGGATGAGACGTCGTTCAGAGATCTTCGTCAGGTGAGAGAGCTGGACCTGCAGAGGAACCTCCTGTTTGAGATCGACAACGCCTTTGACGGCACTCCCAGATTGCAGCGGCTCAACTTGGCCTTCAATTATCTACCTTGCCTGACGGACTTCCACATGAGTCAGTTGGTGGTTCTAAACGCCAGCCACAACTTCATCGAATGGTTCATCACCAGGCCGGACGCGAACGTCACTTTTCAAATCGAGACGCTCGATCTATCCGATAACAAGCTGCTCTTCTTTCCGTTCTTACCCGAGATGAGCCGCTTACGCAATCTCCACCTGTCCCACAACGTTGTGAGTTTTTATGAGCACCTAACGGACAACGTCACATTCCCAAACTTGACCTCCACTGTCGATTTCCACAACCTGGGGAGGAACACCAGCACCGTCACGGCTAAGCTATGGAACGACAGCCTTCACGGCGACGTCTCCTCGGTGGAGCTTTTAGATCTACGAGGAAACAAGTTGCAGTACTTCCCACGGGGATTCATCCGGAAAATGCCATCCCTGTCCAGACTGCGGATACGCAGCAACTGTCTGGAAAGCTTGAATCTAACATCCGAGCGATTCTCTGCTAGCTTGTTGGAGTTGGACGTTAGCGACAACGGGCTGATAGAGATTGCAGCGGATGATGTTACGCTGAGGACGCTTAGCAACTTGACATACCTTAACCTCAGCCGGAACGATCTCGACTGCTCATCCTCGAGACGATTGTTCAATTTACCGGGTCTTCGGTCAATGGACCTCAGTTACAGCAACATAGGGAAATGTCTCCGTGAGGCAGGTGTAGCCTGGAACACCACTGAGTCCTTGAGGCAGCTTTTCCTCAAGGGAAGCCATCTTGAAAGAATTCCACCATCTGCATTCTCTGGACTCGCTCTCACGCATTTAGAACTTTCCGACAACCCTGGACTAAGAGGCCAGCAGTCGATCAAAAGTCTGAGCAGAACGTTACAGCACTTAGGTTTGGGAAACACACACGTTGGGGAATTGGACTTTGCAGATTTTCTAAATCTGAAGTCTCTGAATATTTCATGCAACTCCCTCGAGCATCTTCCGGCTTCAGTCTCGAGTCTTGACTTAAGACAGCTCGATTTGAGGGACAACAAATTGTCGACGATTCCCTCGAATCAGGCCGACGCGTTAGCTTCGAAACTTCACACCGTTTTCCTGACGGGGAATCCATTCAACTGCTGCCAAAGCGAATGGTTCAGGACTTTCACGACAACAAAGACCGTCCACGTGGTCGGCCAGTCGGACATCGAATGCGCGGATCTCTTCCAAACACGCAGCATTCGGCATTACAGCTCATTTTTGTGCCGTGACGAAAGCggagaatcttttttttggtacatCCTGCTTTTTGGGCCCATTTGCATTTCTTTAGTGGgcattgttgttattgtatttctgACACTCAAGCCCAAAGTGATCcacaaatcaatcaaaaagaaatattcaaaGCCTACGTCCTACTGA
- the ngdn gene encoding neuroguidin, whose amino-acid sequence MASTVDNDLIDDDLPETVNLLNSLAEQVAAVTSHVQELSTKVKDGVFQTTKGLSFLDLRYHLLLFYLQDLTHLISIKTEGGKIKESEALTRLVTVRTVLEKMRPLDHKLKYQIDKLVRTAVTGSLAENDPLQLRPNPENLISKLSESEDEEGQVSEKKVAHSADKKYIPPKIAAVYYDGDMTEADKKKAQMERQRRIALRSSVIQELRQQYSDAPEEIREKQDFQNERESRAELHRKDFEESMMVRLNVPSRDRNGKKRSIMSMSGQLGGITHFGDITALTGGEGGQDADNPQPKKKKKQVMKKKTKRKAFKKRR is encoded by the exons ATGGCTTCCACCGTCGACAAC GACTTGATTGATGATGATTTGCCCGAGACTGTAAACCTGCTGAATAGCCTCGCAGAACAG GTGGCAGCGGTTACCAGCCATGTTCAAGAGCTGAGCACCAAAGTTAAAGATGGTGTGTTTCAGACAACAAAG GGTTTGTCATTTCTGGATCTTCGCTATCATCTGCTGCTCTTCTATCTTCAAGACCTCACTCACCTGATCAGCATCAAGACAGaaggtggaaaaataaaagaaagtgaAGCCTTAACCCGACTTGTAACAGTCAGGACG GTCTTGGAGAAGATGCGACCTCTTGATCACAAACTCAAGTACCAAATTGATAAACTGGTGCGCACAGCTGTCACTGGTAGTTTGG CTGAAAATGACCCGCTGCAGCTTCGTCCTAACCCGGAGAATCTCATCAGTAAA CTGAGTGAGTCTGAAGATGAAGAGGGCCAGGTATCAGAGAAGAAAGTGGCCCACTCCGCTGACAAGAAATACATTCCACCCAAGATTGCGGCTGTGTATTatg ATGGCGACATGACAGAAGCAGACAAAAAGAAGGCTCAGATGGAGCGTCAGCGGCGTATTGCGTTGAGAAGTTCTGTGATCCAGGAGCTGCGGCAGCAGTACAGCGACGCGCCCGAGGAGATCCGTGAAAAACAGGACTTCCAGAATGAGCGAGAAAGCCGCGCCGAACTACACAG GAAAGATTTTGAGGAATCCATGATGGTTCGACTGAACGTGCCAAGCCGAGATAGAAACGGCAAAAAGCGAAGCATTATGTCCATGTCTGGTCAGCTGGGTGGCATCACACACTTTGGGGACATTACAGCGCTGACAGGTGGTGAGGGCGGCCAG GATGCTGATAACCCTCAgcccaagaaaaagaagaagcaggtcatgaagaagaaaacgaAAAGAAAAG CCTTCAAGAAGCGCAGATAG
- the cebp1 gene encoding CCAAT/enhancer binding protein (C/EBP) 1 isoform X3, whose translation MEWMTPYPNQAHVTLNPTSSSPAGSSNLVSMDMITYSQSQGLRGSSEDRIDEQMMGLSYLPYASSCLSGAASSGNHHQNHGNNLQEFSPPFLLPTMRAPVAKRSISKDSAEYRLRRERNNIAVRKSRDKARRRILMTQQRALQLQEENQKLQMKIGQLSQELDTLRHILSQQHLPGSDEGAAGVTAV comes from the exons ATG GAGTGGATGACTCCATATCCGAATCAGGCCCACGTGACATTGAACCCAACATCTTCAAGCCCTGCCGGCTCATCCAATTTGGTTTCAATGGACATGATAACATACAGCCAGTCGCAAGGATTGAGGGGGAGCAGTGAGGACCGAATAGACGAGCAGATGATGGGACTGTCGTACCTGCCGTACGCGTCCTCTTGTCTCAGCGGCGCCGCAAGTTCTGGGAACCACCATCAGAACCACGGCAACAATTTGCAA GAGTTCTCTCCTCCTTTCCTCTTGCCAACCATGCGTGCTCCGGTGGCCAAGAGGAGCATCAGCAAGGACAGCGCAGAGTATCGGCTGCGACGCGAGAGGAACAACATCGCCGTGCGGAAGAGTCGAGACAAAGCGCGCAGGAGGATCCTGATGACACAACAGAGGGCCCTGCAGCTGCAAGAGGAGAACCAGAAGCTGCAGATGAAGATCGGGCAGCTCTCACAGGAGCTGGACACTCTCAGACATATCCTGTCTCAGCAGCACCTGCCGGGAAGTGACGAGGGGGCCGCGGGGGTCACCGCCGTCTGA
- the cebp1 gene encoding CCAAT/enhancer binding protein (C/EBP) 1 isoform X2 encodes MMCESRVSSVIQEWMTPYPNQAHVTLNPTSSSPAGSSNLVSMDMITYSQSQGLRGSSEDRIDEQMMGLSYLPYASSCLSGAASSGNHHQNHGNNLQEFSPPFLLPTMRAPVAKRSISKDSAEYRLRRERNNIAVRKSRDKARRRILMTQQRALQLQEENQKLQMKIGQLSQELDTLRHILSQQHLPGSDEGAAGVTAV; translated from the exons ATG ATGTGTGAATCCAGGGTGTCCTCTGTCATCCAGGAGTGGATGACTCCATATCCGAATCAGGCCCACGTGACATTGAACCCAACATCTTCAAGCCCTGCCGGCTCATCCAATTTGGTTTCAATGGACATGATAACATACAGCCAGTCGCAAGGATTGAGGGGGAGCAGTGAGGACCGAATAGACGAGCAGATGATGGGACTGTCGTACCTGCCGTACGCGTCCTCTTGTCTCAGCGGCGCCGCAAGTTCTGGGAACCACCATCAGAACCACGGCAACAATTTGCAA GAGTTCTCTCCTCCTTTCCTCTTGCCAACCATGCGTGCTCCGGTGGCCAAGAGGAGCATCAGCAAGGACAGCGCAGAGTATCGGCTGCGACGCGAGAGGAACAACATCGCCGTGCGGAAGAGTCGAGACAAAGCGCGCAGGAGGATCCTGATGACACAACAGAGGGCCCTGCAGCTGCAAGAGGAGAACCAGAAGCTGCAGATGAAGATCGGGCAGCTCTCACAGGAGCTGGACACTCTCAGACATATCCTGTCTCAGCAGCACCTGCCGGGAAGTGACGAGGGGGCCGCGGGGGTCACCGCCGTCTGA
- the cebp1 gene encoding CCAAT/enhancer binding protein (C/EBP) 1 isoform X1 has translation MQMCESRVSSVIQEWMTPYPNQAHVTLNPTSSSPAGSSNLVSMDMITYSQSQGLRGSSEDRIDEQMMGLSYLPYASSCLSGAASSGNHHQNHGNNLQEFSPPFLLPTMRAPVAKRSISKDSAEYRLRRERNNIAVRKSRDKARRRILMTQQRALQLQEENQKLQMKIGQLSQELDTLRHILSQQHLPGSDEGAAGVTAV, from the exons ATG CAGATGTGTGAATCCAGGGTGTCCTCTGTCATCCAGGAGTGGATGACTCCATATCCGAATCAGGCCCACGTGACATTGAACCCAACATCTTCAAGCCCTGCCGGCTCATCCAATTTGGTTTCAATGGACATGATAACATACAGCCAGTCGCAAGGATTGAGGGGGAGCAGTGAGGACCGAATAGACGAGCAGATGATGGGACTGTCGTACCTGCCGTACGCGTCCTCTTGTCTCAGCGGCGCCGCAAGTTCTGGGAACCACCATCAGAACCACGGCAACAATTTGCAA GAGTTCTCTCCTCCTTTCCTCTTGCCAACCATGCGTGCTCCGGTGGCCAAGAGGAGCATCAGCAAGGACAGCGCAGAGTATCGGCTGCGACGCGAGAGGAACAACATCGCCGTGCGGAAGAGTCGAGACAAAGCGCGCAGGAGGATCCTGATGACACAACAGAGGGCCCTGCAGCTGCAAGAGGAGAACCAGAAGCTGCAGATGAAGATCGGGCAGCTCTCACAGGAGCTGGACACTCTCAGACATATCCTGTCTCAGCAGCACCTGCCGGGAAGTGACGAGGGGGCCGCGGGGGTCACCGCCGTCTGA